From one Marinobacter sp. LV10MA510-1 genomic stretch:
- the flgE gene encoding flagellar hook protein FlgE, giving the protein MAFNTGLSGLRAAAVDLDVTGNNIANASTVGFKGSRVQFGDLYANGFLSSGSAPVGDGVGVQSVKQSFGQGNISFTDNGLDLAIDGDGFFVLNNGGELRYSRAGQFGTDKDGFVVNNQNMRVQGDIADAAGNLSGRTDDLQISSDNLSPRGTSSLRTDLNLDAREQALVETEFNPLNPSTYNHVTATTIFDSLGNPHEATQFYTKRDSLGSQSNWLLHLQIDGELVGGAAAPPATPPTTPPTYYPYTLAFDEGGALISANGDPDGVISIDNWEPKDGNRGANGAAILGDAIFTLDLGRTTQYGANFGVNDQRQDGYTTGRLSGLDVTQEGVIFARYTNGQSKSLGQVAMASFTNTDGLSPAGDTGWVETFESGQAVIGRPDTGTLGAIQSSSIEESNVDLSAELVNLIIAQRNYQANAKTIETSDAVTQTIINLR; this is encoded by the coding sequence ATGGCATTTAACACAGGATTAAGCGGCCTCCGGGCGGCGGCGGTAGACTTGGACGTAACCGGCAATAACATTGCAAACGCCAGTACAGTGGGCTTCAAAGGCAGCCGCGTGCAGTTTGGAGACTTATACGCCAATGGCTTTCTAAGCTCTGGCAGTGCTCCAGTTGGCGACGGGGTGGGTGTGCAAAGCGTTAAACAGTCCTTTGGCCAGGGCAACATCAGCTTTACCGATAATGGGCTAGACCTTGCCATCGACGGTGACGGCTTTTTCGTGCTGAACAACGGCGGGGAGCTGCGATATTCCCGCGCCGGCCAGTTTGGGACCGACAAAGACGGCTTTGTAGTGAATAATCAGAATATGCGGGTGCAAGGCGACATTGCTGACGCCGCCGGCAACTTGTCAGGCAGAACGGATGACCTGCAAATTTCCAGCGATAACTTGTCGCCACGGGGAACCAGCAGTCTGCGGACAGACCTCAATCTGGATGCGCGGGAGCAGGCGCTTGTCGAGACTGAGTTCAACCCGCTAAATCCGAGCACCTATAACCACGTTACCGCGACTACCATCTTCGACAGTCTGGGCAATCCCCACGAGGCCACTCAGTTTTACACTAAACGGGACTCATTAGGTTCTCAGAGCAATTGGTTGTTACACCTGCAAATAGATGGCGAGCTGGTGGGTGGTGCAGCTGCTCCCCCAGCGACTCCCCCAACGACTCCGCCTACTTACTATCCCTATACCTTAGCGTTTGACGAAGGCGGAGCTCTTATATCTGCCAATGGTGATCCCGATGGCGTAATTTCAATCGATAACTGGGAGCCAAAAGATGGGAATAGAGGCGCTAATGGCGCGGCTATTTTGGGCGACGCGATATTTACACTGGATCTGGGGCGCACCACTCAATATGGCGCCAACTTCGGCGTAAATGATCAGCGCCAAGATGGTTATACCACCGGCCGGCTGTCGGGGCTGGATGTGACGCAGGAAGGCGTCATTTTTGCCCGTTACACCAACGGCCAGTCAAAATCGTTAGGGCAGGTGGCTATGGCCAGCTTTACCAATACTGACGGCCTGTCACCAGCAGGTGACACCGGCTGGGTGGAAACCTTCGAATCCGGCCAGGCGGTTATTGGCAGGCCCGACACCGGAACCTTGGGGGCGATTCAGTCCAGCTCTATTGAAGAATCCAACGTAGACCTGTCTGCGGAACTGGTGAACCTGATTATTGCTCAGCGCAATTATCAGGCAAATGCCAAAACCATTGAAACCTCGGATGCGGTCACCCAGACCATCATCAACCTGAGGTAA
- a CDS encoding nitroreductase: MTAISDFILARSSEPRLQAPAPGPDVLAQAFACAARAPDHGLLRPWRYLVVEGEGLERLGDLFADTYDPEADEKVLAKLRKAPLRAPMVIIAIASPVEHPKIPASEQVLSAAAGTTLLELALQDAGFGVMWRTGSPAYNPAVTRALGLSEQESVIGFIYTGSVVCAKPAVPRLEPGAFVSRWPQ, translated from the coding sequence ATGACGGCTATCAGCGATTTTATTCTTGCCCGAAGCTCTGAGCCCCGGCTGCAGGCACCGGCACCGGGGCCAGACGTTCTGGCGCAGGCTTTTGCCTGCGCGGCGCGAGCGCCAGATCATGGCCTGTTGCGGCCCTGGCGTTACCTGGTGGTGGAAGGCGAAGGCCTTGAGCGCCTGGGCGATTTGTTTGCAGACACCTACGATCCGGAAGCCGATGAAAAAGTCCTGGCAAAGCTTCGTAAAGCGCCGCTTCGGGCACCCATGGTGATTATTGCGATTGCGTCACCGGTTGAGCACCCGAAAATTCCGGCCAGCGAGCAAGTTTTGTCCGCTGCAGCGGGCACCACGTTGCTGGAGCTGGCGCTTCAGGATGCGGGCTTCGGTGTTATGTGGCGAACTGGGTCGCCGGCTTATAATCCGGCGGTTACACGGGCGTTGGGTTTGAGCGAGCAGGAATCGGTGATTGGCTTTATTTACACGGGCAGCGTTGTTTGTGCCAAGCCTGCGGTGCCACGTCTTGAGCCGGGGGCGTTTGTGTCGCGCTGGCCGCAGTAG
- a CDS encoding flagellar basal body P-ring protein FlgI translates to MVASVNLSKVVLCKTTVRKCLAIALMALMVASPVMADRLKDLARIKGVRDNQLVGYGLVVGLAGSGDKAPFTNQTFRNMMNQFGVTLPEGVDPKLANVAAVTVNATIPAFAKPGQKIDITVSSIGNAKSLRGGILLMTTLKGADGNVYALAQGSLIVSGFGAEGLDGSRITVNIPSAGRIPNGATVEREVASPFNRGDTITFNLLRSDFTTARRVVEAINGNLGPDMAYAHDATSVSVRAPRDASQRVSFLSILENIEVNPAEAAAKVVINSRTGTIVVGQNVKVSAAAVTHGSLTVIIQENPNVVQPNPLAAGNTEVVQDSQITVTEDPARMFKFGPAVTLNEIVQAVNQVGAAPGDVMAVLTALKQAGALRAELIII, encoded by the coding sequence ATGGTGGCCTCTGTGAACCTTTCCAAAGTGGTTCTGTGTAAAACGACTGTGCGCAAATGTTTGGCAATAGCATTAATGGCGTTAATGGTGGCTTCGCCGGTGATGGCTGACAGGCTTAAGGATTTGGCCCGCATCAAAGGCGTGCGTGACAACCAGCTGGTGGGTTATGGCCTGGTGGTTGGCTTGGCCGGCAGCGGCGACAAAGCGCCATTTACCAACCAGACCTTCCGTAACATGATGAACCAGTTTGGCGTCACTCTGCCGGAAGGCGTTGATCCAAAGCTGGCGAACGTCGCTGCGGTTACGGTGAACGCCACCATTCCGGCGTTTGCCAAGCCCGGTCAGAAGATCGATATTACCGTGTCGTCTATTGGCAACGCCAAAAGCTTGCGCGGCGGCATTCTGCTGATGACCACGCTGAAAGGCGCTGATGGCAACGTGTATGCGCTTGCGCAAGGTAGCCTGATTGTCAGTGGCTTTGGCGCTGAAGGGCTGGACGGCTCGCGTATTACCGTTAACATTCCCAGCGCCGGCCGCATCCCCAACGGCGCCACCGTCGAGCGCGAAGTGGCTTCGCCGTTTAACCGGGGCGATACCATTACGTTTAATCTGTTGCGTTCAGACTTCACCACCGCCCGTCGGGTTGTTGAAGCCATCAACGGCAACCTGGGCCCGGATATGGCTTACGCCCACGACGCCACCTCTGTTTCTGTGCGCGCCCCGCGGGATGCTTCCCAGCGAGTCAGCTTTCTGTCGATTCTGGAAAATATTGAAGTGAATCCGGCTGAAGCCGCCGCCAAGGTGGTGATCAACAGCCGCACCGGCACCATTGTGGTGGGCCAAAATGTGAAGGTCAGCGCGGCCGCGGTTACCCATGGCAGCCTGACGGTGATTATTCAGGAAAACCCAAATGTTGTGCAGCCTAATCCGTTAGCGGCTGGCAACACCGAAGTGGTGCAAGACTCTCAGATTACGGTGACCGAAGACCCGGCTCGCATGTTCAAGTTTGGCCCTGCGGTCACCTTGAACGAGATAGTTCAGGCGGTAAACCAGGTGGGTGCGGCTCCGGGTGACGTAATGGCGGTACTGACAGCGTTAAAACAGGCCGGTGCACTGCGCGCCGAGCTGATTATTATTTAG
- the flgB gene encoding flagellar basal body rod protein FlgB: MAITFDSALGIHQYALQARVQRAEILANNLANADTPGFKARDIDFQAIMKQAQSNASGFGMNTTNSGHITEGGGAPGSLSDNDLLYRTPHQPSVDGNTVDAQQEQSRFMRNAMDYQASFQFLSSKFSGISKALTGQ; encoded by the coding sequence ATGGCAATCACATTCGACAGTGCACTGGGTATTCACCAATACGCCCTTCAGGCACGGGTTCAGCGCGCAGAAATTCTGGCCAATAATCTTGCCAACGCTGACACCCCGGGCTTCAAGGCCCGTGATATCGACTTCCAGGCGATAATGAAGCAAGCGCAGAGTAACGCCAGCGGCTTCGGCATGAACACCACCAACAGCGGCCATATAACCGAAGGTGGCGGTGCGCCCGGCTCTTTAAGCGACAATGATTTGTTGTATCGCACACCGCATCAGCCTTCGGTAGACGGCAATACGGTAGACGCCCAGCAAGAACAGAGCCGCTTTATGCGCAACGCCATGGACTACCAGGCCAGCTTTCAGTTCCTTAGCAGCAAATTCAGCGGGATTAGCAAAGCGCTGACAGGCCAGTAA
- the flgH gene encoding flagellar basal body L-ring protein FlgH, whose protein sequence is MTANTVFLQFRRSASVALVLVLAVLQGCTAMSRPRAMPDDPEYAPVRAQAMMQRDLETGSIYQISRNYNFYGDTVALNVGDVLTVTLNESTRASKNAETSISKDSDISLTEPNIFGRNKLGLATAIEQQRDFQGAAEADQSNSLAGSITVTVTEVLPNGVLRIRGEKWLSLTNGEEYIRLTGLVRPQDIKPDNTLASNRIADARIAYGGTGDFDQANQMGWMGRFFNSEWWPL, encoded by the coding sequence ATGACAGCTAACACCGTTTTTTTACAGTTCCGCCGCAGCGCCAGCGTTGCGTTGGTTCTGGTGCTGGCGGTGCTTCAGGGTTGCACTGCCATGAGCCGGCCCCGTGCCATGCCAGATGACCCGGAATACGCTCCGGTGCGGGCCCAGGCGATGATGCAGCGCGATCTCGAAACCGGTTCTATTTACCAGATTAGCCGCAATTACAATTTTTACGGCGACACAGTGGCGCTCAACGTGGGCGATGTGCTTACGGTGACCTTGAACGAGTCTACCCGCGCCAGTAAAAACGCGGAAACCAGTATCTCGAAGGACAGTGACATCAGCCTGACCGAGCCCAACATATTTGGTAGAAACAAGCTGGGGCTGGCAACGGCTATCGAGCAACAGCGAGATTTTCAGGGTGCCGCCGAGGCCGATCAAAGCAACAGCCTGGCCGGCAGCATTACCGTGACCGTCACCGAAGTACTGCCTAACGGCGTGTTGCGCATTCGTGGCGAGAAGTGGCTGTCGCTGACCAATGGCGAAGAATACATTCGCCTGACAGGTTTGGTGCGGCCCCAGGATATCAAGCCGGACAACACTCTGGCGTCTAACCGCATTGCCGATGCCCGCATTGCTTACGGTGGCACCGGTGACTTTGACCAAGCCAACCAGATGGGCTGGATGGGGCGTTTCTTCAACAGCGAATGGTGGCCTCTGTGA
- the flgG gene encoding flagellar basal-body rod protein FlgG gives MHPALWVSKTGLSAQDTNMSTISNNLANVNTTGFKRDRAVFQDLLYQVKRQPGGLNTQNTELPSGLQLGTGVRVVGTAKQFTQGNLQITEQPLDMAVNGRGFLQVQLPDGQTAYTRDGQFQLNSDGDVVNPEGNALQPNINIPANATNVTIGRDGTVTAVTDDQAAPINLGQITLVDFINPQGLQAIGNNLFKQTNASGDPAEGEPGLAGLGSLEQGSIESSNVEVVEELVNMITTQRAYEMNSKVVSTVDQMLQFITNNIG, from the coding sequence ATGCATCCAGCATTATGGGTCAGTAAAACCGGGTTAAGCGCGCAGGACACTAACATGTCCACTATCTCTAACAACCTGGCGAACGTGAACACCACCGGTTTCAAACGCGACCGCGCGGTGTTTCAAGATCTGCTGTATCAGGTGAAACGCCAACCCGGTGGTTTGAACACGCAGAATACCGAACTGCCCTCCGGGTTGCAGTTGGGTACCGGTGTGCGGGTTGTGGGCACCGCCAAACAGTTTACCCAAGGCAACTTGCAGATCACCGAGCAGCCACTGGATATGGCGGTTAACGGTCGCGGCTTCTTGCAGGTGCAATTGCCAGACGGGCAAACCGCCTATACCCGCGACGGTCAGTTTCAGCTGAATTCCGATGGTGATGTTGTAAACCCCGAGGGCAACGCCCTGCAGCCCAACATCAACATTCCGGCAAACGCCACGAACGTGACCATTGGTCGCGATGGCACTGTAACCGCTGTCACCGATGACCAGGCCGCTCCCATCAACCTTGGCCAGATAACCCTGGTGGACTTTATTAACCCGCAGGGTCTGCAGGCGATTGGTAATAACCTGTTCAAGCAGACCAACGCGAGTGGCGACCCAGCCGAAGGTGAACCGGGCCTGGCCGGGCTGGGCTCGCTGGAGCAGGGCTCTATTGAGTCTTCCAACGTGGAAGTGGTGGAAGAGCTGGTGAATATGATTACCACCCAGCGCGCCTACGAAATGAACTCGAAAGTCGTATCGACTGTTGACCAGATGCTGCAGTTCATCACCAACAATATTGGTTAA
- a CDS encoding flagellar hook assembly protein FlgD, with product MSAVNASQATDVLSQYQLKQQSASGKGELGKNEFMELMLAQLKNQNPLDPQDNGEFISQLAQFSSLEEMQKLSGNVDSVIGEFRSTQALQASAMVGKTVLVESDLAMLGASGEVNGTVDVPASTGGVQVSILNGAGELVRQMELGGKPAGSAKFTWDGKDGNGSAVPQGSYYTVASGSYPGGSQQLGTMMSANVDSVSLGKGGSISLNLAGMGSIDLSQVQQIN from the coding sequence ATGAGTGCAGTAAACGCAAGCCAGGCAACGGATGTCCTAAGCCAGTATCAGCTGAAACAGCAGTCGGCAAGCGGCAAAGGTGAGCTGGGCAAAAATGAATTCATGGAGCTGATGCTGGCCCAGTTGAAGAATCAGAACCCGCTGGATCCGCAAGACAACGGCGAATTTATTTCCCAACTGGCGCAGTTCAGTTCGCTGGAAGAAATGCAGAAGTTGTCTGGCAACGTGGACAGCGTGATCGGTGAATTCCGTTCTACCCAGGCTCTGCAGGCCTCCGCCATGGTTGGCAAAACCGTGTTGGTGGAGTCGGATTTGGCGATGCTGGGTGCCAGCGGCGAGGTTAACGGAACCGTCGATGTGCCTGCCTCAACCGGCGGCGTACAGGTGTCGATATTGAACGGGGCGGGCGAGTTGGTGCGGCAGATGGAATTGGGCGGCAAGCCCGCTGGTTCTGCCAAGTTCACCTGGGACGGTAAAGACGGCAACGGCAGTGCTGTGCCGCAAGGATCTTATTATACAGTGGCTTCCGGGTCCTATCCCGGTGGTTCGCAGCAGCTGGGCACCATGATGAGCGCAAACGTCGACAGCGTATCTTTGGGTAAAGGTGGCTCTATTTCTCTGAATCTTGCGGGCATGGGTTCTATTGACTTGTCGCAAGTTCAACAAATTAATTAA
- the flgJ gene encoding flagellar assembly peptidoglycan hydrolase FlgJ — MQDYRIQQANVYTDFEGLNALKTQARTDKESALREVARQFESLFLAEMLKSMRKAGDVMAEGNYLNTNESKAYRDMFDNQISLSMSGNQGTGLADALVRQLSPQVPGMRSDGSPLADQKATLADYDRSVPPLSPRLPAEVKNVQQLAEALPVMTDGGSDNAPPPARFESPEQFVQTLLPIAERIAKDSGINPRFMVAQAALETGWGKHMIEGKGDSSTPVPSYNLFGIKADQRWQGDSVAITTTEFREGVPMKEQAEFRAYADYEASLRDYVDFLESNPRYRDVLAVADKPAQFAEKLQQAGYATDPNYAEKIRSIMNRDSLMTVSMGQAEAGE, encoded by the coding sequence ATGCAGGACTATCGGATTCAACAGGCCAATGTCTACACCGACTTCGAAGGCCTGAACGCGCTGAAAACCCAGGCCCGTACCGACAAAGAGTCGGCACTGCGGGAAGTGGCGCGGCAATTTGAAAGCCTGTTTCTGGCGGAAATGCTCAAGTCTATGCGCAAAGCCGGTGATGTGATGGCGGAAGGCAACTACCTGAACACCAACGAAAGCAAGGCGTATCGGGATATGTTCGACAACCAGATAAGCCTGTCGATGTCTGGCAATCAGGGCACCGGCCTGGCGGACGCTTTGGTGCGCCAGCTCAGCCCGCAAGTACCCGGTATGAGATCTGACGGTAGCCCGCTGGCCGACCAAAAAGCGACGTTGGCCGATTACGATCGCAGTGTGCCGCCTTTGTCACCACGGTTGCCAGCGGAAGTTAAAAACGTTCAACAGCTGGCCGAAGCCCTGCCGGTTATGACGGATGGCGGCAGTGACAACGCGCCGCCACCTGCGCGCTTCGAGTCTCCTGAGCAATTCGTGCAAACACTGCTGCCTATAGCAGAACGCATCGCCAAAGACAGCGGCATTAACCCACGGTTTATGGTGGCTCAGGCTGCACTTGAAACCGGTTGGGGCAAACACATGATTGAAGGGAAGGGCGACAGCTCCACCCCGGTTCCCAGTTATAACCTGTTTGGCATTAAGGCTGACCAGCGCTGGCAGGGTGATTCGGTTGCCATTACCACCACTGAATTCCGCGAAGGCGTACCGATGAAAGAGCAGGCGGAGTTCCGCGCCTATGCCGATTACGAGGCCAGCCTGCGGGACTACGTTGATTTTCTGGAGTCTAACCCGCGCTATCGGGACGTGTTGGCCGTGGCGGACAAACCAGCCCAGTTTGCTGAAAAACTGCAGCAGGCCGGTTACGCCACCGATCCGAATTACGCTGAGAAAATTCGCAGCATCATGAACCGTGATTCTCTGATGACGGTTTCCATGGGCCAAGCTGAGGCCGGGGAGTAA
- a CDS encoding DUF962 domain-containing protein — protein MEATVSAPKTFRSFAEFYPFYLNEHRNRTCRRLHFIGSSLVLAVIAWVAVSGNLLWLLALPVIGYGFAWIGHFGFEKNRPATFHHPLYSLMGDWVMFKDMLTGRIRF, from the coding sequence ATGGAGGCTACCGTGAGTGCACCAAAAACCTTTCGCAGCTTTGCCGAATTCTACCCTTTTTACTTAAATGAGCACCGCAACCGAACCTGTAGGCGATTGCACTTTATTGGCAGTTCACTGGTGCTGGCCGTCATAGCCTGGGTGGCCGTGTCTGGCAATCTACTTTGGCTGCTGGCTCTGCCGGTGATCGGATATGGCTTCGCCTGGATTGGCCATTTCGGCTTTGAGAAAAATCGCCCCGCTACATTCCACCACCCTCTGTATAGCTTGATGGGCGATTGGGTTATGTTCAAAGACATGCTGACAGGAAGGATTCGATTCTGA
- a CDS encoding flagellar basal body rod protein FlgF, translating into MDKALYIGMSGAKQNMLAQRAHANNLANVTTTGFKKDFAQARSMPVYGGHHPTRAYAMTERPGTDLSSGALMETGRKLDVAIEGDSWLAVQNNLGEEVFTRSGSLQIDVNGLLRLANGEMVLGNGGPVALPPFDNVEIGADGTVSVVPVGGPPDQLVEVDRLKLVTPPPQALEKGPDGFIRRKPDQALGGGEPADANARVSSGFLESSNVNAVAEMISNLQLSRQYEMQVKVMSTAKENSEAAARLLQNL; encoded by the coding sequence ATGGACAAAGCCCTTTATATCGGAATGTCCGGTGCCAAGCAGAACATGCTGGCCCAGCGCGCCCACGCTAACAACTTGGCTAACGTGACCACCACCGGTTTCAAAAAAGACTTCGCCCAGGCCCGCAGTATGCCGGTGTATGGCGGGCATCACCCTACACGCGCCTACGCCATGACTGAGCGCCCGGGTACCGATTTGTCTTCGGGTGCACTGATGGAAACCGGGCGGAAACTGGATGTGGCGATTGAGGGCGACAGCTGGCTGGCGGTGCAAAACAACTTGGGTGAAGAAGTGTTCACTCGCAGTGGCTCCTTGCAGATAGATGTTAATGGCCTGCTGCGATTGGCTAACGGTGAAATGGTGCTGGGCAATGGTGGCCCGGTGGCTTTGCCGCCTTTTGATAACGTTGAGATTGGTGCCGACGGCACCGTGTCTGTTGTTCCGGTGGGTGGCCCTCCCGATCAGTTGGTGGAGGTGGATCGGCTCAAGCTGGTAACGCCGCCGCCACAGGCACTGGAAAAAGGCCCGGATGGCTTCATACGTCGCAAGCCTGATCAGGCGCTTGGTGGTGGTGAACCGGCCGATGCCAACGCCCGGGTATCCAGTGGCTTTCTGGAAAGCTCTAACGTAAACGCGGTGGCAGAAATGATTTCCAATCTGCAGCTTTCACGGCAGTACGAAATGCAGGTAAAAGTAATGAGCACCGCCAAAGAAAATTCTGAAGCAGCGGCACGGCTATTGCAGAACCTTTGA
- a CDS encoding LON peptidase substrate-binding domain-containing protein, which translates to MAKICIFPIPGCVTFPGTVFPLHVFEPRYRAMIQHCLETDTLLAICHTEKQLSPGKQAESLEQALSSNQATYRPYDVFSAGRCELLETMEDGRLLLNVHIQQRYRLDQQLQQLPYQIYDCAEFNDQPLSDSETRECAELRDKILHRLVGLGHGDPTIRKSVKQLAESEEWQAKTDGQFSLALFGVVHFEPELMQEILEMDSAPQRLACTLELLNEL; encoded by the coding sequence GTGGCCAAAATCTGCATCTTCCCTATTCCCGGGTGCGTCACCTTCCCCGGCACTGTGTTCCCGCTGCACGTGTTTGAACCGCGCTACCGCGCGATGATTCAGCACTGCCTGGAAACCGACACCCTATTGGCCATCTGCCACACCGAAAAACAGTTAAGCCCAGGCAAACAGGCAGAGTCTCTGGAGCAGGCGCTAAGCTCTAATCAGGCCACCTATCGCCCCTATGACGTGTTCAGTGCCGGCCGTTGTGAGCTTCTGGAAACCATGGAAGACGGTCGCCTGCTGCTGAACGTGCACATACAGCAGCGCTACCGGCTGGACCAGCAGCTTCAGCAGTTACCTTATCAAATCTATGACTGCGCGGAGTTTAATGACCAACCGCTCAGCGACAGTGAAACCCGCGAATGCGCCGAATTGCGGGATAAAATTCTGCACCGGTTGGTTGGTCTGGGCCACGGCGACCCGACGATTCGGAAATCGGTAAAACAACTGGCGGAATCAGAAGAATGGCAGGCAAAAACCGACGGCCAGTTCAGCTTGGCGCTGTTTGGCGTGGTGCATTTCGAGCCTGAGCTCATGCAGGAGATTCTGGAAATGGATTCAGCGCCCCAGCGCCTGGCCTGCACGCTGGAGCTACTGAACGAACTCTGA
- the flgC gene encoding flagellar basal body rod protein FlgC, which yields MSLGNIFDIAGSGMTAQSLRLNTTASNIANAETASSSTGETYRARKPVFAAVQQSLLNGNQPAFGSGAEGGAGVRVEGIVESDADLQMRYEPNHPAASEDGYVYYPNVNVAEEMADMMSSSRSFQMNVDIMNTAKSMMQRILTLGQN from the coding sequence ATGTCACTGGGTAACATTTTCGACATCGCCGGTTCCGGTATGACTGCGCAATCGCTGCGGCTAAACACCACAGCTTCTAACATTGCCAACGCCGAAACCGCCAGTTCCAGCACCGGTGAAACCTACCGCGCCCGTAAGCCGGTGTTTGCGGCGGTTCAGCAGTCGCTGTTAAACGGCAATCAGCCGGCGTTCGGTTCCGGGGCAGAAGGCGGTGCCGGTGTGCGGGTGGAAGGCATAGTCGAAAGCGATGCCGATCTGCAGATGCGCTACGAGCCCAACCACCCGGCTGCTAGCGAAGACGGCTATGTGTACTACCCCAATGTAAATGTGGCAGAAGAAATGGCCGACATGATGTCTTCTTCCCGCAGCTTCCAGATGAATGTAGACATCATGAACACTGCCAAGTCGATGATGCAGCGCATTTTGACTCTGGGCCAGAACTAA